In the Deltaproteobacteria bacterium genome, one interval contains:
- a CDS encoding carbon-nitrogen hydrolase encodes MTAARFRLGLVQMRCAADPAENLATATARIREAAARGARLVCLPELFRTRYFCQREDAAAFDLAEPVPGPTTDALARLARELGIAVVGSVFERRAAGVYHNTAVILDADGALRGLYRKMHIPDDPLYYEKFYFTPGDTGFRAFDTAVGRIATLVCWDQWYPEGARLAALAGANVLLYPTAIGWHPAEKAAHGEAQRAAWQTVQRAHAIANGVYVAAVNRVGHEGPADGGLEFWGASFACDPFGVVLAEASWSAEEILVVECDLARQEDVRRSWPFLRDRRIDAYGGITKRLLDG; translated from the coding sequence ATGACCGCTGCTCGCTTCCGCCTCGGCCTCGTCCAGATGCGCTGCGCGGCCGATCCCGCCGAGAACCTCGCCACCGCGACGGCGCGCATCCGCGAGGCGGCCGCACGCGGCGCCCGGCTCGTCTGCCTGCCGGAGCTCTTCCGCACGCGCTACTTCTGCCAGCGAGAGGACGCGGCCGCCTTCGACCTCGCGGAGCCGGTGCCCGGCCCGACGACGGACGCGCTCGCGCGGCTCGCGCGCGAGCTCGGAATCGCCGTCGTGGGGTCCGTCTTCGAGCGCCGGGCGGCGGGCGTCTATCACAACACGGCGGTGATCCTCGATGCCGACGGCGCGCTCCGCGGCCTCTATCGCAAGATGCACATCCCCGACGATCCGCTCTACTACGAGAAGTTCTACTTCACGCCGGGCGACACGGGCTTCCGTGCCTTCGACACCGCCGTCGGCCGCATCGCCACGCTCGTCTGCTGGGACCAGTGGTACCCCGAGGGCGCGCGCCTCGCGGCCCTCGCCGGCGCGAACGTCCTCCTCTATCCGACGGCGATCGGCTGGCACCCGGCGGAGAAGGCGGCGCACGGCGAGGCGCAGCGGGCCGCGTGGCAGACGGTGCAGCGCGCGCACGCGATCGCCAACGGCGTCTACGTCGCGGCCGTGAACCGCGTCGGTCACGAGGGGCCTGCCGACGGCGGCCTCGAGTTCTGGGGGGCGTCGTTCGCCTGCGATCCCTTCGGCGTCGTGCTCGCGGAGGCGTCGTGGAGCGCGGAAGAGATCCTCGTCGTCGAGTGCGACCTCGCCCGGCAGGAGGACGTCCGGCGGAGCTGGCCCTTCCTGCGCGATCGACGCATCGACGCCTACGGCGGGATCACCAAGCGGCTGCTCGACGGATGA
- a CDS encoding Uma2 family endonuclease, with amino-acid sequence MLEPVTTAGRRATYQDLMEVPEHLVAEIIDGELVTSPRPASPHALAAMRIGTDLGGAFDRPPGGGVPGGWWLLFEPELHLGEDVIVPDLAAWRRERMPVLPNVAAFTQPPDWVCEVLSPTTGAIDRGRKMRIYAREQVGHLWIVDPLARTLEVYHLERDRWVVASTHGGSERVRPEPFDAVELDIARWWLES; translated from the coding sequence ATGCTCGAACCCGTGACGACCGCGGGACGGCGGGCGACCTACCAGGACTTGATGGAGGTTCCCGAACACCTGGTGGCGGAGATCATCGACGGCGAGCTGGTGACGAGCCCGCGGCCCGCCTCGCCGCACGCGCTCGCGGCGATGCGCATCGGGACCGACCTCGGCGGCGCGTTCGACCGGCCGCCCGGTGGCGGGGTCCCGGGCGGGTGGTGGCTCCTTTTCGAGCCCGAGCTGCACCTCGGCGAGGACGTGATCGTGCCCGACCTCGCGGCCTGGCGGCGGGAGCGGATGCCTGTCCTTCCGAACGTCGCCGCATTCACCCAGCCGCCCGACTGGGTCTGCGAGGTGTTGTCGCCGACGACGGGCGCGATCGACCGCGGCCGCAAGATGCGCATCTATGCGCGCGAACAGGTCGGACACCTCTGGATCGTAGATCCGCTCGCCCGTACGCTCGAGGTGTACCACCTCGAGCGCGATCGCTGGGTGGTCGCGAGCACCCACGGCGGCAGCGAGCGGGTGCGGCCCGAGCCCTTCGACGCGGTCGAGCTCGATATCGCTCGCTGGTGGCTCGAGTCGTAG